One Bdellovibrio bacteriovorus str. Tiberius DNA segment encodes these proteins:
- a CDS encoding OsmC family protein, producing the protein MACQTKWVGGIGFESQIRDHKVAMDSRSDGGKDQGPSPKELLLASICGCTGMDVVSILQKMRVGLQSCSVDADTDTTAGYPSIFDRVKLKFLVKGEMKNEQLMKAVVLSMTKYCGVSAMVVKASPIDYEVYLNDVKIGEGQADFESAKA; encoded by the coding sequence ATGGCGTGTCAAACGAAGTGGGTTGGAGGCATCGGCTTCGAGTCGCAGATTCGTGACCACAAGGTTGCTATGGATTCACGCAGCGATGGAGGCAAGGACCAAGGGCCATCCCCGAAAGAACTGCTTTTGGCCAGTATCTGCGGCTGCACCGGGATGGACGTGGTTTCCATCCTGCAGAAAATGAGAGTCGGGCTTCAGTCCTGCAGCGTGGACGCAGACACCGACACCACGGCGGGCTATCCGTCCATTTTCGACCGCGTAAAACTGAAATTCCTCGTAAAAGGCGAAATGAAGAACGAACAGCTGATGAAGGCTGTGGTTTTGTCCATGACCAAGTACTGCGGCGTCAGCGCGATGGTCGTGAAAGCCTCTCCGATTGATTACGAGGTGTACCTGAACGACGTGAAGATCGGCGAAGGACAGGCCGACTTTGAAAGCGCCAAGGCATGA
- a CDS encoding Rnase Y domain-containing protein, with translation MIAMIATAIIGIVAGGGLGWALHKFFRARTLRLAREEAQDILDEANEVIELRNLEEKERIQEIEMELWTKVEPEMLKSEGRIEDLQEVANEKKAKADAIVQEEKKKLQDREADVKVQEQALRGQESELGKIKDAQKALNQDLVQKLTERLGTSAEEFKTQLKNQMEEESRRRAARMIQETEADTKEHAESEAKRILSLVIDRFARPYCAERGIGAVNFPDAHIRKLFCDPAGNNIKAVQDACGCDIIVEEGMDMVGVAGFDPVRREMTRRTLERIFKEKKNINPDFIRKIAENQKKELFKNIKHDGDSLAKELKLEGLNAEIRQMMGSLRYRYSFTQNQYFHCGEVGWLAGLMAAELGIDIKKARRVGMLHDIGKSMDHTVEGGHAVIGADFIAARGEAADVVHAVKAHHFDEQPSTDHAFLVIAADAVSGARPGARRSTIESYNQKVSELQDIARSFPGVTDCFVLSGGRECRVMVNGKKVDDTQAMDLSRKIAARIEEECNYPGSIKVVVVRETVVTEQTRKELA, from the coding sequence ATGATTGCAATGATTGCTACAGCCATAATTGGAATTGTCGCCGGTGGTGGTTTGGGCTGGGCCTTGCACAAATTCTTCAGAGCGCGCACTTTGCGTCTGGCTCGCGAAGAGGCCCAGGATATTTTAGACGAAGCCAATGAAGTCATCGAACTTCGCAACCTGGAAGAAAAAGAACGCATCCAGGAAATCGAAATGGAATTGTGGACCAAGGTGGAACCCGAGATGCTGAAGTCCGAAGGACGCATCGAGGATCTGCAGGAAGTCGCCAACGAGAAAAAAGCCAAAGCCGACGCCATCGTTCAGGAAGAAAAGAAGAAACTTCAGGACCGCGAAGCTGACGTAAAAGTTCAGGAACAGGCCCTGCGTGGCCAGGAATCTGAACTGGGCAAAATCAAGGACGCCCAGAAGGCGCTGAACCAGGATCTGGTGCAGAAGCTGACCGAGCGCCTGGGCACTTCCGCTGAAGAATTCAAAACCCAGTTGAAAAACCAGATGGAAGAGGAATCCCGCCGTCGTGCTGCCCGCATGATCCAGGAAACCGAAGCTGACACCAAAGAACACGCCGAATCTGAAGCCAAGCGCATCCTGAGCCTGGTGATTGACCGTTTCGCCCGTCCTTACTGCGCAGAGCGTGGTATTGGTGCGGTGAACTTCCCGGATGCTCACATCCGCAAGCTGTTCTGCGACCCGGCTGGAAACAACATCAAGGCCGTTCAAGATGCCTGCGGTTGTGACATCATCGTGGAAGAAGGCATGGACATGGTCGGCGTTGCCGGCTTTGACCCTGTTCGCCGCGAGATGACCCGTCGCACGCTGGAGCGCATCTTCAAGGAAAAGAAAAACATCAATCCTGATTTCATCAGAAAAATTGCTGAGAATCAGAAGAAAGAGCTTTTCAAAAACATCAAACACGATGGCGACTCTTTGGCTAAAGAATTGAAACTGGAAGGCTTGAACGCCGAGATCCGTCAGATGATGGGTTCTTTGCGCTATCGTTATTCCTTCACTCAGAATCAGTATTTCCACTGTGGTGAAGTGGGCTGGCTGGCGGGCCTGATGGCAGCTGAGCTGGGTATTGATATCAAGAAAGCACGCCGCGTGGGCATGCTTCACGATATCGGTAAATCCATGGACCACACCGTCGAGGGCGGTCACGCCGTGATTGGTGCCGACTTTATCGCGGCTCGTGGCGAAGCGGCTGACGTGGTTCACGCCGTGAAAGCCCACCACTTTGACGAACAACCCAGCACAGATCATGCGTTCCTTGTGATCGCGGCCGATGCGGTTTCTGGTGCTCGTCCGGGCGCTCGTCGTTCAACGATTGAATCCTACAATCAGAAAGTTTCCGAATTGCAGGACATTGCCCGCAGCTTCCCGGGTGTTACTGACTGCTTCGTATTAAGTGGTGGTCGCGAATGCCGAGTGATGGTGAATGGCAAAAAAGTGGATGACACTCAAGCCATGGATCTGTCGCGCAAAATTGCGGCACGCATCGAAGAAGAGTGCAATTACCCAGGATCAATTAAAGTGGTCGTGGTGCGCGAAACAGTTGTCACAGAACAAACAAGGAAAGAACTCGCATAA
- a CDS encoding response regulator has translation MVLETNLEKQRTPRVLVIDDSLDSVKLMSHILDHYKCDVTMAFDGQDSIPLLANRHFDLVILDWQMPQMGGRDTLLLMDRLLTERKVHKIRRPIPVVIYTGHSEEELDLPLVRNFTYMGFINKRQAFSSMMRSFNFILRSI, from the coding sequence ATGGTCTTAGAAACTAATCTCGAAAAACAACGCACACCTCGCGTTCTGGTGATCGACGATAGCTTGGATTCTGTGAAACTCATGTCACACATCCTTGATCACTACAAATGCGATGTCACGATGGCTTTCGACGGTCAAGATTCCATCCCACTTCTTGCGAACAGACATTTTGATTTGGTGATTTTAGACTGGCAAATGCCACAAATGGGCGGTCGTGATACTTTACTTTTGATGGATCGTCTTTTGACGGAAAGAAAGGTGCACAAGATCCGCAGACCCATTCCGGTGGTGATTTACACCGGACACAGCGAGGAAGAACTGGATCTGCCATTGGTGAGAAACTTCACCTATATGGGCTTTATCAATAAACGCCAGGCGTTCAGTTCCATGATGAGATCATTTAATTTTATTTTGCGTTCTATCTAA
- a CDS encoding hemolysin family protein: MTEFIVVAACLFVNMLLSGSEMAFVTVNRQQLKRLAPTHKSARRLLKLKENPERTLSVIQIGITLVGAIAAAVGGAGAEEALSPWLMGTFAMSEQTAEAVAIAMVVLPISYLSVVIGELVPKTLALRNPLAIALFTAQGLYIGEKLLSPAVTILEWSTNVVLKLFTFGNFHGAPKETHIEFEDLPQQTKQYVVNLVSADKKMAREIMLPWKDVIFVRKTDTVEDVETIIMNSRHTRLPVLDGEEVIGLINTKEFLTARRYGEAEWQSVIRPILRFKAFEPLFRILLKMQEQKSHMAIIYEQQHPMGLVTMEDIFEEIIGDVFDEDDDGLMKKILASKSRRRPI, encoded by the coding sequence ATGACTGAGTTCATTGTTGTCGCCGCCTGTCTTTTCGTAAACATGCTTCTTTCCGGTTCCGAGATGGCCTTTGTCACCGTCAACCGGCAGCAATTAAAGCGACTGGCGCCGACTCATAAAAGCGCACGCCGCCTGCTGAAATTGAAAGAAAATCCGGAGCGAACTTTGTCCGTCATCCAGATCGGCATCACTCTGGTGGGCGCCATCGCGGCGGCCGTCGGTGGTGCGGGTGCGGAAGAAGCCCTAAGTCCTTGGCTGATGGGCACCTTTGCCATGTCTGAACAAACGGCAGAGGCCGTGGCCATTGCGATGGTGGTTTTGCCTATCTCTTATTTGAGTGTGGTCATCGGCGAGCTGGTTCCCAAAACCCTGGCTTTGCGAAACCCTCTGGCCATTGCGCTGTTCACTGCGCAAGGTTTGTATATTGGTGAAAAACTGCTTTCCCCGGCCGTGACCATTTTGGAATGGTCCACGAATGTGGTTTTGAAGCTTTTCACTTTCGGAAACTTCCACGGGGCCCCCAAAGAAACGCACATTGAATTTGAGGATCTGCCTCAGCAGACCAAACAATACGTGGTGAATCTGGTCAGCGCCGACAAGAAGATGGCCCGTGAAATCATGCTGCCCTGGAAAGACGTGATCTTCGTGCGAAAGACCGACACCGTGGAAGACGTTGAAACCATCATCATGAATTCCCGCCATACCCGCCTGCCGGTTTTGGACGGAGAAGAAGTCATTGGCCTGATCAATACCAAGGAATTCCTGACAGCACGCCGTTACGGCGAGGCTGAATGGCAAAGTGTGATTCGCCCTATTCTGCGCTTTAAAGCCTTTGAACCTTTGTTCAGAATTCTGCTGAAAATGCAGGAACAAAAGTCGCACATGGCGATCATCTATGAACAACAACACCCGATGGGTCTTGTGACCATGGAAGATATCTTTGAAGAAATCATCGGTGACGTCTTTGACGAAGATGATGACGGATTGATGAAAAAGATCCTGGCGTCCAAGTCGCGCCGCCGTCCTATTTAA
- a CDS encoding sensor histidine kinase, with translation MRLKFFLLSLLTLVFTSLCITFLLAYFYQSERLAFIDDQVRETATAIVDSELSDLKTYDYQIANALISEELGPDRVGKFFIVRNSKDEILFQTDNVSLLEVAIPRSPQWVTIEQDGRLLRVLNLSLPKFPNRTLQVGAITDSNFIFWSTLTQRSVVLISLIVGIVLVMTWFLSAQLFSPVRDLEGFLREASTMLESKKDIPEIPHRLLSPQLKYLRRRDEFKSLVEGISHLVGRVNMNNKFTKSWTFQMVHEIKTPLTLLNRELERLQEKYHWETSENHEVQRQLNRVSRTITNFLDWADLANTEKPGNLHVLKAQSVVRDVCSSIQRAYPDRLTLDLQADFQVMCNPLHLEQVIENLTVNALRYTPGSVTVILKENVLMVKDQGAGVPAEVLERLGTPFNRGPHRSGQEKGSGLGLAWVFSVATLYGWKFTLANSDGTSAGIEFPALNEG, from the coding sequence TTGAGGCTTAAGTTCTTTTTGCTGTCGCTGTTAACTCTGGTTTTTACCAGTCTGTGCATCACTTTTTTGCTGGCTTATTTCTATCAAAGCGAGCGGCTGGCCTTTATTGACGATCAGGTTCGTGAAACCGCCACGGCCATTGTGGATTCCGAACTGTCTGATCTAAAGACCTATGATTATCAGATTGCCAACGCATTGATTTCTGAAGAGCTGGGGCCCGATCGCGTGGGTAAATTCTTTATCGTGCGAAACTCCAAGGATGAGATTCTGTTTCAGACCGACAACGTCAGTCTGCTCGAAGTGGCCATTCCGCGCAGTCCGCAGTGGGTGACCATTGAACAGGATGGCAGGCTTTTGCGGGTGTTGAATTTGAGTCTGCCAAAATTTCCCAATCGCACCTTGCAGGTCGGAGCCATCACCGATTCAAATTTCATTTTTTGGTCTACTCTGACCCAAAGATCCGTGGTGCTGATTTCTTTGATCGTGGGCATTGTTCTGGTGATGACCTGGTTCTTGTCAGCCCAGCTGTTTTCGCCCGTGCGGGATTTGGAAGGTTTCTTGCGCGAGGCCAGCACCATGCTTGAAAGCAAAAAAGACATTCCGGAAATTCCACATCGATTGCTTTCACCGCAGCTGAAGTACCTGCGCCGTCGGGATGAATTTAAATCGCTGGTGGAGGGTATTTCCCATCTGGTCGGGCGGGTGAATATGAATAATAAATTCACCAAATCATGGACCTTCCAGATGGTTCATGAAATCAAAACACCGCTGACACTTTTAAATCGCGAGCTGGAACGCCTGCAGGAAAAATATCACTGGGAAACCAGCGAAAATCACGAAGTGCAGCGGCAGTTGAACCGGGTTTCCCGTACCATCACCAACTTCCTGGATTGGGCGGATCTGGCCAATACTGAAAAGCCCGGAAATCTGCATGTGCTAAAGGCGCAATCCGTGGTGCGCGACGTGTGCAGTTCCATTCAGCGCGCTTATCCGGATCGATTGACGCTGGATCTGCAGGCTGATTTTCAGGTGATGTGCAATCCGCTGCATCTGGAGCAGGTGATTGAAAATCTGACGGTGAATGCGCTTCGCTACACGCCGGGCTCTGTGACCGTGATCTTGAAAGAAAATGTTCTGATGGTAAAAGATCAGGGTGCCGGAGTGCCGGCAGAAGTGCTGGAGCGACTGGGGACTCCGTTTAATCGCGGACCTCATCGTTCCGGTCAGGAAAAGGGCAGTGGGCTGGGTTTGGCTTGGGTGTTTTCAGTTGCGACACTTTATGGCTGGAAGTTTACTTTAGCCAATAGTGACGGAACCAGTGCCGGGATTGAATTCCCGGCATTGAATGAAGGCTGA
- a CDS encoding response regulator transcription factor yields MNILLLEDDEEISKRLVITFESQGWAVKAVQSISELATLLKAKSFYPQVVVQDRMIAGTDSAQYVERIKTSFIDTKILVLSAIDTSNEKARLLDLGADDYVAKPYSTSELVARIKALGRRSTLVASNNLMTVGNLAIDMGLRRVEVAGDVVNLSQKEFQLLLLFAHHPGKVFPKEVLLEKVWDSKGDVESKVVEATVNNLRRKLESGKCPCGIKNVRNVGYWLEA; encoded by the coding sequence ATGAACATCCTGTTGCTGGAAGACGATGAAGAAATCTCCAAGCGTCTTGTAATTACATTTGAATCTCAGGGCTGGGCGGTAAAAGCTGTGCAGTCGATATCAGAGCTGGCCACACTTTTAAAGGCCAAGTCCTTTTATCCCCAGGTGGTGGTGCAGGATCGTATGATTGCCGGCACCGATTCCGCACAATATGTAGAACGCATCAAGACGTCCTTTATTGACACGAAGATTCTTGTTTTGTCTGCCATCGACACCAGCAATGAAAAAGCCCGTCTGTTGGACCTGGGGGCTGATGATTATGTGGCGAAACCTTACTCCACTTCTGAACTGGTGGCGCGAATCAAGGCGCTGGGGCGCAGATCCACCCTGGTGGCATCAAACAATCTGATGACCGTTGGAAATCTTGCGATCGACATGGGGCTTCGTCGGGTGGAAGTGGCCGGGGACGTCGTGAACCTGTCGCAAAAAGAATTCCAGTTGTTATTGCTGTTTGCCCATCATCCGGGAAAGGTCTTTCCGAAAGAAGTCCTGCTTGAGAAAGTCTGGGACAGCAAGGGTGATGTCGAATCCAAAGTCGTTGAAGCCACGGTGAACAACCTTCGTCGTAAACTGGAATCGGGAAAATGCCCCTGCGGGATAAAAAACGTGCGCAACGTGGGGTACTGGCTTGAGGCTTAA
- a CDS encoding chloride channel protein, giving the protein MGLQFKRLILSACVGVMAGAAAAVFLITLNAATLWRESHPWLIWLLPLGGAVIGFGYYRYGRESEKGTGLILEQIHDPSNILPLRMAPMVLLGTLLTHLFGGSAGREGTAVQMGATLADQLNRLVKTTADDRKALLIAGAGAGFSAAIGAPLAGALFGLEVIQVGRLRLFALAECLVASFVAFYVCRILGAPHSVFGPVGDVSYSALGFVAVFGAGLVFGLAANVFMCFTHFIELLQKKFVKHPVLKPVVGGVLLVGLYHLEGSFRFVGLGISEIQSYFASAASLADPVYKTIFTGLTVGSGFKGGEFIPLVFIGSGLGSALSVVLPLSVAMLSALGFAAVFGAAANTPLACAVMACEIFGWNIAPYAFLACVVAYFVSGHLGIYKNQKIVRSKRDQLLWVFRRK; this is encoded by the coding sequence ATGGGGCTTCAATTCAAAAGACTTATTTTAAGTGCATGTGTCGGGGTGATGGCCGGGGCGGCTGCAGCGGTTTTTTTAATAACCCTGAACGCCGCGACGTTGTGGCGTGAATCCCATCCGTGGCTTATTTGGCTTTTGCCGCTGGGTGGAGCCGTGATCGGATTTGGCTACTACAGATATGGTCGCGAGTCTGAAAAAGGCACCGGCCTGATTCTGGAGCAAATCCATGACCCTTCCAATATCCTTCCTCTGCGAATGGCTCCGATGGTTCTATTGGGGACTTTATTGACTCATCTTTTTGGTGGCTCGGCTGGCCGCGAAGGAACTGCTGTGCAGATGGGGGCCACGTTGGCGGATCAGCTAAATCGTCTGGTCAAAACCACTGCGGATGACCGCAAGGCGCTTTTGATCGCCGGAGCCGGGGCGGGATTCAGTGCGGCCATTGGCGCACCCCTGGCCGGCGCTTTGTTCGGACTTGAAGTGATTCAAGTGGGCAGACTTCGCCTGTTTGCTCTGGCAGAATGCCTGGTGGCGTCTTTTGTGGCGTTTTATGTGTGTCGTATATTGGGCGCTCCGCATTCGGTGTTTGGTCCGGTCGGAGATGTATCTTACAGTGCTTTGGGATTTGTGGCGGTTTTTGGGGCGGGGCTGGTGTTCGGTCTTGCGGCAAATGTCTTTATGTGCTTCACGCACTTTATCGAATTACTGCAAAAAAAGTTTGTAAAGCATCCTGTCTTAAAACCCGTGGTGGGTGGGGTGCTGCTGGTGGGGCTTTATCATCTTGAAGGCAGTTTCCGTTTTGTGGGGCTGGGCATTTCAGAAATTCAAAGTTATTTTGCCAGCGCGGCCTCGCTTGCAGATCCCGTGTATAAAACGATTTTCACGGGTCTGACGGTGGGTTCCGGATTTAAAGGCGGTGAATTTATTCCGCTGGTGTTTATCGGCTCAGGCTTGGGCAGTGCTCTGTCGGTTGTTTTGCCTTTGTCGGTGGCCATGTTGTCGGCGCTGGGATTTGCGGCGGTCTTTGGGGCGGCGGCGAACACACCTTTGGCGTGTGCTGTGATGGCATGTGAAATATTCGGCTGGAACATCGCGCCTTATGCGTTTTTAGCCTGTGTGGTGGCGTATTTTGTGTCGGGGCATCTGGGGATCTACAAAAATCAAAAGATTGTGCGCAGCAAGCGCGATCAGCTTTTGTGGGTGTTTCGCCGCAAATAA
- a CDS encoding acyl-CoA dehydrogenase, whose product MDSISSFYGMFLENYTGLWVLGSVVLLLFVGFFSSPLIVWAIALAAVLVGFGAPTWLLAVYAVIAIIFLITPLRAALVTSGLLAFMKKMQFLPKISDTEKAALDAGAVWVEKDLFSGNPNFGNLLKEDYPQLTAEEQAFMDGPVNNLCAVLDHWKIHKEKDIPKEAWDIIKKEKFLGMIIPKEYGGLGFSALAHSEVIMKISSRSLSTAITVMVPNSLGPAELLAHYGTDAQKNRYLPRLATGDEIPCFGLTEPTAGSDAGSITSTGVLFKGPDGKLQIKLNWNKRWITLAAISTTIGLAFRLRDPENLLGKGEDVGITCALIPSSTPGVVLGRRHDPLGIPFYNCPTQGKDVVVNAEDAIIGGVANAGKGWLMLMECLAAGRGISLPAQATGGSKLAARVVSAHSLVRRQFGMSIGRFEGVEEPLARIGAAAYQLEAMRRYCLGAIDKGIKPGVITAMQKYYATEMGRQVINDSMDIMGGAGISMGPRNVLAEIYIATPIGITVEGANILTRTLMIFGQGALRAHPFAYAEVKTAEAGDLKGFDRAFWGHIGHVIRNTCRAVLLSCSRGFLASTPDVHPQMKVYVRRLTWTSATFALLSDVAMGVLGGQLKAKQKITGRFADILANMYMATAILRRFEYEGRREEDLAFAHYNLKRCMANIQTGFDGIFDNLKIPGLRWFFKGWIGAWSRINSVGSQASDGWSHGIAAAMLKEGGIRDRLSDGIYLPTDKNEAIGRLEHAFSVTNKAEAAEKKVKKAIREGVLPKKKVHLLLDEARQKNVITQDELKLIQESDAVRYDAILVDDFSQEEYMSRHS is encoded by the coding sequence GTGGATTCTATCAGCTCATTCTATGGAATGTTTTTGGAGAACTACACGGGCCTGTGGGTATTGGGCTCTGTGGTACTTCTGTTGTTTGTGGGCTTCTTCTCAAGCCCTCTGATCGTGTGGGCGATTGCCCTGGCCGCAGTTCTTGTCGGCTTTGGTGCGCCAACCTGGTTGCTGGCAGTTTACGCTGTCATCGCCATCATCTTCCTGATCACGCCACTGCGTGCAGCACTGGTGACATCCGGTTTGCTGGCATTCATGAAGAAGATGCAGTTCCTTCCGAAAATTTCTGACACGGAAAAAGCGGCATTGGACGCCGGTGCCGTGTGGGTGGAAAAAGATCTTTTCTCCGGCAACCCGAATTTCGGCAACTTGCTGAAAGAAGACTATCCACAATTGACTGCAGAAGAGCAGGCATTCATGGACGGTCCGGTGAACAACCTGTGTGCGGTTCTGGATCACTGGAAAATCCACAAAGAAAAAGACATCCCTAAAGAAGCCTGGGATATTATCAAGAAAGAAAAATTCTTAGGCATGATCATCCCGAAAGAGTACGGCGGTCTTGGGTTCTCTGCACTGGCGCACTCTGAAGTGATCATGAAAATCTCGTCCCGTTCATTGTCTACAGCAATCACGGTGATGGTTCCGAACTCTTTGGGGCCGGCAGAGCTTCTGGCTCACTACGGAACTGATGCACAGAAAAACCGTTATCTTCCGCGCCTGGCAACGGGTGACGAAATCCCTTGCTTTGGTTTGACTGAGCCAACGGCGGGTTCTGATGCGGGGTCCATCACTTCCACCGGTGTTCTTTTCAAAGGTCCGGATGGAAAACTGCAAATCAAATTGAACTGGAACAAACGCTGGATCACGCTGGCTGCGATCTCTACAACGATCGGTCTTGCGTTCCGCTTGCGTGACCCTGAAAATCTGCTGGGTAAAGGCGAAGACGTGGGCATCACGTGTGCTTTGATCCCGTCCAGCACTCCGGGTGTTGTTTTGGGTCGTCGTCATGATCCATTGGGTATCCCGTTCTACAACTGTCCGACTCAAGGTAAAGACGTTGTCGTTAACGCCGAAGACGCGATCATCGGTGGTGTTGCCAATGCCGGTAAGGGTTGGTTGATGCTGATGGAATGTCTGGCAGCAGGTCGTGGTATCTCTTTGCCAGCTCAGGCAACCGGTGGTTCGAAACTGGCTGCTCGTGTTGTGTCTGCGCACTCTTTGGTTCGTCGTCAGTTCGGTATGTCCATCGGTCGCTTCGAGGGTGTTGAAGAGCCTTTGGCGCGTATCGGGGCTGCAGCTTACCAGCTGGAAGCCATGAGACGTTATTGCCTGGGCGCGATCGACAAAGGTATCAAGCCGGGTGTTATCACAGCGATGCAAAAATACTATGCGACTGAAATGGGCCGCCAGGTGATTAACGACTCCATGGACATCATGGGTGGCGCGGGTATCTCTATGGGTCCTCGCAACGTATTGGCAGAAATCTACATTGCGACTCCAATTGGTATCACGGTCGAGGGTGCAAACATCCTGACTCGTACTTTGATGATCTTTGGTCAGGGTGCTCTTCGTGCCCATCCGTTTGCTTACGCGGAAGTTAAAACTGCGGAAGCGGGTGATTTGAAAGGCTTCGACAGAGCGTTCTGGGGTCACATCGGTCACGTTATTCGTAACACATGCCGCGCGGTTCTGTTGTCCTGCTCCCGTGGTTTCCTGGCATCCACTCCGGATGTTCACCCGCAAATGAAAGTATACGTTCGTCGTTTGACTTGGACATCTGCAACATTTGCGTTGTTGTCTGACGTGGCGATGGGTGTTTTGGGCGGTCAGTTGAAAGCAAAACAAAAAATCACCGGTCGTTTCGCTGATATCCTGGCGAATATGTACATGGCGACAGCTATTCTTCGTCGTTTCGAGTACGAAGGCCGTCGTGAAGAAGACCTGGCGTTTGCTCACTACAACCTGAAACGTTGCATGGCGAACATCCAGACTGGTTTTGATGGTATCTTCGACAACCTGAAAATCCCGGGTCTGCGTTGGTTCTTCAAAGGCTGGATCGGCGCCTGGTCCCGTATCAACTCTGTAGGTTCTCAAGCTTCTGACGGCTGGTCTCATGGCATCGCTGCTGCGATGTTGAAAGAGGGCGGTATTCGTGATCGTTTGTCTGATGGTATCTATCTGCCAACAGATAAAAATGAAGCTATCGGTCGTCTGGAACACGCGTTCTCGGTGACGAACAAAGCTGAAGCGGCAGAGAAAAAAGTGAAAAAAGCCATCCGCGAAGGTGTTCTTCCTAAAAAGAAAGTTCACTTGTTACTGGATGAAGCCCGTCAGAAGAATGTGATCACTCAGGATGAACTGAAGCTGATCCAGGAATCCGATGCGGTTCGCTACGACGCGATCCTGGTGGATGATTTCTCTCAGGAAGAATACATGTCCCGTCATTCTTAA
- a CDS encoding acylneuraminate cytidylyltransferase: protein MKAIVVAALLALSFTTGFTCSKNQPETAPAETAPAAEATATEAAPAEGTPAATEAAPAAPTEAAPAGETK, encoded by the coding sequence ATGAAAGCAATCGTAGTAGCAGCTTTGCTTGCACTATCTTTCACAACTGGCTTCACTTGCTCTAAAAACCAACCAGAGACAGCTCCTGCTGAAACTGCACCTGCTGCTGAAGCAACTGCTACTGAAGCAGCTCCTGCAGAAGGCACTCCAGCTGCTACTGAAGCAGCTCCTGCAGCTCCAACTGAAGCAGCTCCAGCTGGCGAAACTAAGTAA
- the mutM gene encoding bifunctional DNA-formamidopyrimidine glycosylase/DNA-(apurinic or apyrimidinic site) lyase, producing MPELPEVEVVRRGLETILKDQPILEKVELMRKDLREPIPAKKISTLVGQPLTSIERRAKYLLLWTPKGAMLSHLGMTGTWRVAVPGDERLHDHIYLHFSGNLRLAYRDPRRFGCFDFVQDPLKHPKLADLGPEPLEAEFDGPLLWEKLRGKDVALKVALMDQKVVVGVGNIYASEALFAAGIKPTLPARKLSLDRASQLVTEIKKILSQSIKAGGSSISDFAQASGESGYFQTSFQVYGRDKEPCVTCGQQVKSKVLGGRNTFWCSRCQK from the coding sequence ATGCCTGAACTTCCAGAGGTCGAAGTCGTCCGCCGGGGCCTGGAGACAATATTAAAAGACCAGCCGATTTTGGAAAAAGTCGAACTGATGCGCAAAGATCTGCGCGAGCCAATTCCTGCTAAAAAAATAAGCACCCTTGTCGGCCAGCCGCTGACGTCCATCGAGCGTCGCGCCAAGTATTTGCTTTTGTGGACACCCAAAGGCGCCATGCTGTCACATCTGGGAATGACCGGAACCTGGCGGGTGGCGGTGCCGGGGGATGAGCGCCTGCATGACCATATATATCTGCATTTTTCGGGGAACCTGCGTCTGGCTTACCGCGATCCGCGCCGTTTTGGCTGTTTTGACTTTGTTCAAGACCCGTTAAAACACCCCAAGTTAGCGGATTTGGGGCCGGAACCGTTAGAGGCGGAATTCGATGGACCGCTGCTGTGGGAAAAGCTGCGCGGCAAGGACGTGGCTTTGAAGGTCGCCTTGATGGATCAGAAGGTGGTCGTGGGCGTTGGGAACATCTATGCCAGCGAAGCGTTGTTCGCCGCCGGAATCAAACCCACGCTGCCAGCGCGAAAGCTGTCTTTGGATCGCGCTTCACAGCTGGTGACAGAGATTAAAAAAATTTTATCTCAATCAATTAAAGCCGGTGGATCTTCGATCAGTGACTTCGCTCAGGCCTCTGGGGAAAGCGGCTATTTTCAGACGAGCTTTCAGGTTTACGGTCGGGACAAAGAGCCTTGTGTGACTTGCGGGCAACAGGTGAAGTCGAAGGTTCTGGGCGGTCGAAACACCTTCTGGTGTTCGCGTTGCCAAAAATAA